A portion of the Candidatus Schekmanbacteria bacterium RIFCSPLOWO2_02_FULL_38_14 genome contains these proteins:
- a CDS encoding aspartate 1-decarboxylase, whose protein sequence is MFRMMCKSKIHRATITEANLHYVGSITIDEELMELADILPNEQVHVLDVNNGNRFETYVFKGERNSGVICINGAAARLVHKGDLLIIISYGYFTDEEAKKLKPKIIQVDGKNHPAESAE, encoded by the coding sequence ATGTTTCGCATGATGTGTAAGTCAAAAATCCACCGGGCTACTATTACTGAGGCAAATCTTCATTATGTTGGAAGCATAACTATTGATGAAGAACTTATGGAACTTGCTGATATTCTGCCAAATGAGCAGGTTCATGTTCTTGATGTCAATAATGGCAACAGATTTGAAACCTATGTGTTCAAAGGTGAAAGAAACTCAGGCGTGATATGCATAAACGGTGCAGCAGCAAGGCTTGTGCACAAAGGCGATTTGCTGATAATAATTTCCTATGGCTATTTTACTGATGAAGAGGCGAAAAAATTAAAGCCAAAGATAATACAGGTGGATGGAAAAAACCACCCTGCGGAATCTGCAGAATAA